One Rudaeicoccus suwonensis genomic window carries:
- a CDS encoding branched-chain amino acid ABC transporter permease, translating into MTASPSVTGDPADQSAVAVPENSHDAAPATTRRHPRVVERGSRQHLLMLLAGCVIAAVVVLAGSGVGQFQMAQLTQVMIFAIAITGLNIATGYTGLISVGHSAFFGLGAYTTGILIVSAHWSPVATIPAAFVVCFAAGLLVGLPALRIRGLYLAIATLAFGVSFPEVIDRFDGLTGGAFGLTIRMNQLRPPAWTGLNINEQSQWLYWLSFVVLVVVLLISSNIIRSRYGLALMATRDNELAAASSGVNIAVVKTVSFGVSGALTGMGGSLFAMYLGSLVADDSFTLLLAISLLTGLVIGGQGTRFGPILGGLAVVYIPYYTSSFGQGEVSAVIFGVLLILLIFIAPEGISGFIFRETRRWLRVIPRRPEPFVGSQQPADAPTQKGSVA; encoded by the coding sequence ATGACTGCCAGCCCCTCCGTCACTGGTGACCCCGCCGACCAGAGCGCTGTCGCAGTGCCCGAGAACTCACACGACGCCGCCCCGGCGACCACCCGGCGCCACCCCCGCGTCGTCGAACGTGGCTCTCGTCAGCACCTGTTGATGCTGCTGGCCGGGTGCGTGATCGCCGCTGTCGTGGTGCTCGCCGGTTCCGGCGTGGGCCAGTTCCAGATGGCGCAGCTGACACAGGTGATGATCTTCGCGATCGCCATCACCGGGCTCAACATCGCCACCGGCTACACCGGCCTGATCTCGGTGGGTCACTCGGCATTCTTCGGACTGGGCGCGTACACCACCGGCATACTCATCGTCTCCGCCCACTGGTCACCCGTGGCGACCATCCCGGCTGCATTCGTCGTCTGCTTCGCCGCCGGCCTGCTCGTCGGCCTGCCGGCACTGCGCATCCGCGGCCTGTATCTCGCGATCGCCACTCTGGCTTTCGGGGTGTCCTTCCCGGAGGTCATCGACCGGTTCGACGGACTCACCGGTGGCGCCTTCGGACTCACGATCCGGATGAATCAGCTCCGGCCGCCGGCCTGGACGGGGCTGAACATCAACGAGCAGTCGCAGTGGCTGTACTGGCTGAGCTTCGTGGTGCTCGTCGTCGTGCTGCTGATTTCGAGCAACATCATCCGCAGCCGGTACGGCCTGGCACTCATGGCGACGAGGGACAACGAGCTCGCCGCTGCCTCCTCGGGCGTCAACATCGCAGTGGTCAAGACGGTGTCCTTCGGAGTGTCCGGAGCGTTGACCGGCATGGGCGGAAGCCTTTTCGCGATGTACCTCGGCAGCCTCGTGGCCGACGACTCGTTCACTCTGCTGCTCGCGATCTCGTTGCTGACCGGGCTGGTGATCGGCGGCCAAGGCACCCGCTTCGGGCCCATCCTCGGCGGGCTCGCCGTCGTCTACATCCCTTACTACACATCGTCATTCGGGCAGGGCGAGGTCTCCGCGGTCATCTTCGGAGTTCTGCTCATCCTGCTCATCTTCATCGCCCCCGAAGGCATCTCCGGATTCATCTTCCGCGAGACACGTCGGTGGCTGCGGGTCATCCCGCGCAGGCCTGAGCCGTTCGTCGGTTCCCAACAACCCGCAGATGCACCAACACAGAAAGGCTCCGTGGCATGA
- a CDS encoding ABC transporter substrate-binding protein encodes MTSRTTRARRMAVAVVSSVAVVTMAACSSSSSSGSSAGSDNSSGSGSASGFNVNTGDCNNPNVNKVVTGSWTVGYSLPLSGPVAGVVEYSMEGWKARIKAFNDAGGIDGVKINVKYLDDQFTPSMAKTNVTQFIESDHVDSLITFGTGSVGAMADLQNADCVPLLYPSSSVEQYRDISNYPWTVQFLPSGTAEARYDVKYILSRFPSGATVGIAQDQTQSGLGEYKAFVNAAKGTKLDISVVADETDPNAAATKLAAGKVEVVYNAGITNECGPLVTALQRVGFTPKLVLNPSNCADSTGYVQAGEAANGNVVPSYLKNPADPALANDPGVKEYLSQVTTANKDNSIAVAGWVQADLLIHTLQLAAKMPGGLTQANAIRAARNMTYASPMLPNGISWISKPNELIGMSGFQTLVWNAATKTFTTQGGIIDLSAS; translated from the coding sequence ATGACATCGAGAACAACCAGGGCCCGACGGATGGCTGTTGCCGTGGTCAGCAGCGTGGCCGTCGTCACGATGGCCGCCTGCTCCTCCTCATCGAGTAGCGGGTCGTCGGCAGGCTCCGACAACTCATCGGGTTCCGGATCCGCCTCAGGATTCAACGTGAACACCGGTGACTGCAACAACCCGAACGTGAACAAGGTCGTCACCGGCTCGTGGACCGTCGGGTACAGCCTGCCGTTGTCGGGACCGGTCGCCGGAGTCGTGGAATACAGCATGGAAGGCTGGAAAGCCCGCATCAAAGCCTTCAACGACGCCGGCGGAATCGACGGTGTCAAGATCAACGTCAAGTACCTCGACGACCAATTCACGCCGAGTATGGCGAAGACCAATGTCACGCAGTTCATCGAAAGTGACCACGTCGACTCGCTCATCACCTTCGGCACCGGCAGCGTCGGCGCGATGGCGGATCTGCAGAACGCCGACTGCGTGCCGCTGTTGTACCCGAGTTCGTCCGTCGAGCAGTACCGCGACATCTCCAACTACCCGTGGACGGTGCAGTTCCTGCCGTCCGGCACGGCGGAGGCGCGGTACGACGTGAAGTACATCCTGTCGCGCTTTCCAAGCGGTGCGACCGTGGGTATCGCCCAGGACCAGACGCAGTCCGGACTGGGTGAGTACAAGGCCTTCGTGAACGCGGCCAAGGGCACCAAGCTGGACATCTCGGTCGTCGCCGACGAGACCGACCCGAATGCCGCGGCGACCAAGCTCGCCGCCGGCAAGGTGGAGGTCGTCTACAACGCCGGCATCACCAACGAGTGCGGCCCGCTGGTGACCGCACTGCAACGGGTGGGATTCACCCCCAAGCTGGTACTCAACCCGAGCAACTGCGCCGACAGCACCGGCTATGTGCAGGCCGGCGAGGCGGCCAACGGCAACGTGGTGCCCAGCTACCTGAAGAACCCCGCCGACCCGGCACTGGCCAACGACCCCGGGGTGAAGGAGTACCTCTCGCAGGTCACCACCGCGAACAAAGACAACTCGATCGCGGTCGCCGGGTGGGTGCAGGCGGACCTGCTGATCCACACCCTGCAACTCGCCGCCAAGATGCCCGGCGGTCTCACCCAGGCCAACGCGATCAGGGCCGCCCGCAACATGACCTACGCCAGCCCGATGCTGCCCAACGGCATCAGCTGGATCAGCAAGCCGAACGAACTCATCGGCATGAGCGGATTCCAGACGCTGGTGTGGAACGCCGCGACCAAGACCTTCACGACCCAGGGCGGGATCATCGATCTGAGCGCCAGCTGA
- a CDS encoding class I adenylate-forming enzyme family protein, producing MAARKMHPQSRIDEYRRKGWWTGETVQQLFIDRVAERGDAVATVDPLNKADLVDLPARRLSWYDVAREVEALAAVLRAHDIGEGDVIVLQLPNIVELVVAYLAAWRVRAIVSPLPVQYRRHEIVELGSLSKPKAFLTADRIGTRSVAADVVTARDDLPSLQTVLYYGPTTVAGAHRIETGLGRVGDDDLAAVEAYAAAHPVDPNDCITICWTSGTESRPKGVPRAHYEWLIMSWDTVYSPDLTSESRLLNPFPMVNMAGINGMFLPWLRVGCVLVQHHPFDLGVFLQQVEQERITYTVAPPALLATLLQRQEILQGTDISTLRQIGSGSAPLQEWMVRGWHERYGIAVINFFGSNEGISLMTDVKLMTDPGQRARFFPRYGGDRVWSFPAAASTTVKLVDVATGVEIDEPGIPGELRLKGPSLFAGYLDGAHVSDPFDEDGFLKTGDMFAIDGPQNQFLRYVDRSKDMIIRGGMNIAPAELETLIGAHPLVTEVAVVGYPDDLLGERACAVVALTPGAELTLPELVEHLRSYDIASYKLPERLIVLDNLPRNPVGKVLKRQLRDDVQRQTA from the coding sequence ATGGCCGCGCGGAAGATGCACCCCCAGTCGCGAATCGACGAGTACCGCCGCAAGGGCTGGTGGACGGGCGAGACCGTCCAGCAACTGTTCATCGACCGCGTCGCCGAACGCGGCGACGCGGTCGCCACCGTCGATCCGCTCAACAAGGCCGATCTGGTCGACCTGCCCGCTCGCCGGCTCAGTTGGTACGACGTGGCGCGCGAGGTCGAAGCCCTCGCGGCGGTGCTGCGTGCGCACGACATCGGCGAGGGCGATGTGATCGTGCTGCAACTGCCCAACATCGTCGAACTCGTCGTCGCCTATCTCGCGGCCTGGCGGGTGCGCGCCATTGTCTCCCCACTACCGGTGCAATATCGCCGGCACGAGATCGTCGAACTCGGTTCGCTCAGCAAGCCGAAGGCCTTCCTCACCGCCGACCGCATCGGGACCCGCTCGGTAGCCGCTGACGTCGTCACGGCACGCGACGACCTGCCGTCGCTGCAGACGGTGCTCTACTACGGGCCGACCACCGTCGCAGGCGCTCACCGGATCGAGACCGGTCTGGGCCGTGTCGGCGACGACGACCTGGCCGCCGTCGAGGCGTATGCCGCGGCACATCCGGTCGACCCCAACGACTGCATCACGATCTGCTGGACCTCGGGCACCGAGAGCCGGCCCAAGGGCGTTCCGCGAGCCCACTACGAGTGGCTGATCATGAGCTGGGACACGGTGTACTCACCGGACCTGACCAGCGAATCACGCCTGCTCAACCCGTTCCCTATGGTCAACATGGCCGGGATCAACGGGATGTTCCTGCCGTGGCTACGGGTCGGTTGTGTGCTGGTGCAACACCACCCGTTCGACCTGGGTGTCTTCCTGCAGCAGGTCGAGCAGGAACGGATCACCTACACGGTGGCACCGCCGGCCCTGCTCGCCACGTTGCTGCAGCGACAGGAGATCCTGCAGGGGACCGACATCTCCACGCTGCGCCAGATCGGGTCGGGTTCGGCGCCACTGCAGGAGTGGATGGTGCGTGGCTGGCACGAGCGCTACGGCATCGCCGTCATCAACTTCTTCGGTTCCAACGAGGGCATCTCGCTGATGACCGACGTGAAGCTGATGACCGACCCGGGTCAGCGTGCGCGATTCTTCCCTAGGTATGGCGGTGACCGCGTCTGGTCGTTCCCGGCGGCGGCGTCCACCACGGTCAAACTGGTCGATGTCGCGACCGGCGTGGAGATCGACGAGCCCGGCATACCTGGTGAACTGCGGTTGAAAGGCCCGAGCCTGTTCGCGGGCTACCTGGACGGCGCGCACGTGTCCGACCCGTTCGACGAGGACGGATTCCTCAAGACCGGTGACATGTTCGCCATCGACGGTCCGCAGAACCAGTTCCTGCGGTATGTCGATCGCTCCAAGGACATGATCATCCGGGGTGGGATGAACATCGCACCGGCGGAACTCGAGACGTTGATCGGCGCCCACCCCTTGGTGACGGAGGTGGCCGTCGTGGGATACCCCGACGATCTGCTGGGCGAGCGCGCGTGCGCCGTGGTCGCCCTGACGCCGGGGGCCGAGCTGACGCTGCCGGAACTCGTCGAACACCTGCGCAGCTATGACATCGCCAGCTACAAGCTGCCGGAGCGACTCATCGTGCTGGACAACCTGCCCCGCAATCCGGTGGGCAAGGTCCTCAAGCGTCAGCTGCGCGACGACGTGCAGCGGCAGACCGCATGA